In the genome of Bremerella sp. JC817, the window TCTACTTGAACAGTCCCAACGGAATCGACCGAACGAGTCGTGAGAAGGCGCTGGCGAGTCTCGACCAACTTCATCGGCTGCAGCCCTCCGATTCGATCGTTGACACACGAATCCGTCAGTACGAACTGGCATTCCGGATGCAGGCCTCGATTCCCGAGGTCACCAATCTGACATCGGAACCGCAGCATGTTTTAGACATGTACGGTCCCGATGCGAGTAACCCGGGCACCTTCGCGGCGAACTGCCTACTAGCCCGGCGTCTGGCCGAGCAGAACGTGCGATTCATTCAGCTTTATCACCAAGAGTGGGATCACCATGGCGGCTTGCCAGGGGCGATTCGCAAACAGTGTAAAGAAACAGATCAACCTGCCGCGGCGCTCATTCAAGACTTGAAACAGCGGGGTATGCTGGATGAGACGCTCGTGATCTGGGGGGGCGAGTTCGGCCGCACGAACTACTGCCAAGGCAAGCTCGGGGCGAACAACTTCGGCCGCGATCATCATGGACGCTGCTTCACCGTCTGGATGGCTGGCGGTGGCATCAAGGGAGGCATGACGCTAGGCGCTACCGACGACTATGGGTTTAACATCACCGAGAATCCGGTTCACATCCACGACCTTCAAGCGACGATCATGCATGTAATGGGGATCGATCACGAGAGGCTAACCTTCCGGCATCAGGGACGCGCCTTCCGGCTGACCGA includes:
- a CDS encoding DUF1501 domain-containing protein, with protein sequence MITRRQLLQSSAWGFGGLALGQMLSQDAAASEGILSQLHHTPKAKRVIFLFQAGGPSQLDLFDHKPLLNQKHGEQLPDSIRGEQRLTGMSGNQSSIPLAGSPFKFAQHGQSGASISELMPHTAKVVDDISIIRSVHTEAINHGPGVTYIQTGSQIPGRPCIGSWLSYGLGSENENLPGFVVLVTKEKGGQPLAARLWGNGFLPSHHQGVQFRSGGDPVLYLNSPNGIDRTSREKALASLDQLHRLQPSDSIVDTRIRQYELAFRMQASIPEVTNLTSEPQHVLDMYGPDASNPGTFAANCLLARRLAEQNVRFIQLYHQEWDHHGGLPGAIRKQCKETDQPAAALIQDLKQRGMLDETLVIWGGEFGRTNYCQGKLGANNFGRDHHGRCFTVWMAGGGIKGGMTLGATDDYGFNITENPVHIHDLQATIMHVMGIDHERLTFRHQGRAFRLTDVHGHVVKPILT